From Oncorhynchus keta strain PuntledgeMale-10-30-2019 chromosome 8, Oket_V2, whole genome shotgun sequence:
GATATCTCCAATAACCAGCTGCAGACGCTGACACAGGGGGTCTTTGACGGCCTCATCAGCCTCAGACAGCTCACTGTTCGGAACAACCCGTGGCGCTGCGATTGCACCGTCAAATGGGTGGTGGTGTGGCTCAAGTCGCTGCCAGGCTCTATCAACGTGCGCGGTTCAATGTGCCAGAGCCCGGCGAGGGTGCGCGGCATGGCAATCAGAGAACTCACCCTGGATTCTATCCAGTGCCCAGCTGGGACGGACCTCCAGCCCAACCTCTGGCCTACCCTGCGTGCCACGCCCCCGCACCCCCaactccccaccaccaccaccaccaccctcattACCTCCTCCATGACCAGCTCTATTCCCACCTTCACAACCTCCTCCTACCCCAcatcaccctcccctccccctgccatGCCTCCCCACCCCGCTGGCCCACTGCCCCCCTATGAGGACCCCCTACGGATATCCTTCCACGTGGTCAATGCCTCCTGCATCGAGGTAAGCTGGGCTTCCTACTTCACCGTCACAGCCTACAAGGTGACCTGGGTCAAGATGGGCCAGAGCCTGATGAGCGATGTCAGCCGCGAAAGGACGGTGAGTGGGGAAAGGAGGAAGCTTAGCTTGACCAACCTGGAGCCCAGGTCGGTGTACCGGGTCTGTGTTTATGTGCTGGACACCCTCAACTCCTACCGCCCAGGGGAGGATACAATATGCTCAGACGCCAGAACCAAGTCGACCTCATCCAGCTCCAACAACAACAAGGCCACAGGGTCGGAGGAAGCTCAACAGGACACCAACTCCACTCTCCTTTTGGCCGGGGTGATAGGCGGGGCAGTCCTTGTCGTCCTGGTAATGCTGCTGAGCCTGTTTTGTTGGCACATGCACAAGAAGAGCCGCTCTGAGTCGTCCAAGTGGAAATACAACCGTGGCAGGAGAAAAGACGACTACTGCGAGGCGGGGACCAAAAAGGATAACTCTATACTGGAAATGACTGAGACCAGCTTTCAGATAGTTTCCCTGAACAATGAGCAACTTTTGAAAGGTGATTACAGGATTCAGCCCATCTATACACCCAATGGAGGCATCGGCTTCAGAGACTGCCACCTCAGTAACAATAGCTTAGCCTACTGCAAGAGCAGCAACGTTCCCAGCACCGAGTTCTGCCACACGTGATGCTTCTAACAGGATGCTCCCACACCAGTTGTTTGAGAAAAAAATATACTGTACCATAGATATTTCCAAGTTCTGTCTGCCATGTAATTTATACTGTGGACAGTAATGTGGAATTCTATCAGCTATTTTTTTACTCTTAGTTAGAAGGAATACAAATGGTTTTCTAATCAGTGGGATTAAATTACAGTAAGTGTTTTTTGCTTAacttcgggatcggtgtcccttctacgggacggttgagctaacgtaggctaatgcgattagcatgaggttgtaagtaacaagacatTTTCCCAGgatatagacatatctgatattgtcagaaagcttaaattcttgttaatctaactgtactgtccaatttgcagtagctattacagtgaaagaataccatgctattgtttgaggagagtgcacaattttgaacatgaaaagttattaataaacaaattaggcacatttgggcagtcttgatacaacattttgaacagaaatgcaatgggtcattggatcagtctgaaacgttgcacatacactgcttcaATCTAAtagccaaaatctaaattgcacctgggctggaataatacattatgtcctttctcttgcatttcaaagatgatggtacaaagaaatacaaaataacgtttttttttctttgtatcatCTTTTACCacatctaatgtgttatattttcctacattcctttcacatttccacaaacttcaaagtgtttcctttcaaatggtaccaagaatatgcttATCTTTGcatcagggcctgagctacaggcagttagatttgggtatgtaattttaggtgaaaattaAAAAGAAAATATTTGTCAGATCCTTAATTTGAAGTACTGTATATAGGAATTTGTACCATTACGACACACTGGGTTGGTTCTGACAAACgctgccctgtctgtctcaggttTTGGGTTGTTGGGTGCTATGAGGGATGGGATTCTTTGCTAACCACAGGAGCTAAATGATGGTCTTTGTGCAGAGCCACCCCCTCAGAAACATTAGTTACGATAACACAGTGGTCAGGGACATAGTAACACTGCTGATTAGACTGCAGTGGAGAATAGGCACTGCTGGTGTTTTTTTTAAGAATCAAAGTGCACTTTCTAATGTAACAGAGAGAGTAAGCAGCCATCcaggaaattagctttttgtGGAAATCCCATCAAAGAGGAAGCGCACACTTTTCAACACCCCCTATTGCCGTCACAAGAAAAAGTGAACATGTATGAATGTGGTAGGCAGTGAGAATGCCTTCACAGGACTAAGTGAACACATCTGAATGTGGTAGGGAGGGATAATGCCTTCACGGGACTAAGTGAACACGTCTGAATGTGGTAGGGAGGGATAATGCCTTCACAGGACTAAGTGAACACATCTGAATGTGGTAGGGAGGGATAATGCCTTCACAGGCCTACGTGAACACATCTGAATGTGGTAGGCAGGGAGAATGCCTTCACAGGACTAAGTGAACACATCTGAATGTGGTAGGCAGGGAGAATGTCTTCACAGGACTAAGTGAACACATCTGAATGTGGTAGGCAGGGAGAATGCCTTCACAGGACTAAGTGAACACATCTGAATGTGGTAGGCAGGGAGAATGCCTTCACAGGACTAAGTGAACACATCTGAATGTGGTAGGCAGGGAGAATGCCTTCACAGGACTAAGTGAACACATCTGAATGTGGTAGGCAGGGAGAATGCCTTCACAGGACTAAGTGAACACATCTGAATGTGGTAGGCAGGGAGAATGCCTTCACAGGACTAAGAGAACACATCTGAATGTGGTAGGCAGGGAGAATGCCTTCACAGGACTAAGTGAACACATCTGAATGTGGTAGGCAGGGAGATTACCTTCACAGGACTAAGTGAACATGTATGAATGTGGTAGGCAGGGAGAATGTCTTCAAAGGACTAAGAGAACACATCTGAATGTCGTAGGCAGGGAGATTGCCTTCACAGGACTAAGTGAACACATCTGAATGTCGTAGGCAGGGAGATTGCCTTCACAGGACTAAGTGAACACATCTGAATGTGGTAGGCAGGAGATTGCCTTCACAGGACTAAGTGAACATGTATGAATGTGGAAGGCAGGGAGCAGTGGAgtctgctgaggggagaacggctcataataatggccagatggagcaaatggaatggtgtcaaacacctggaaaccatgtgttttatgtatttaataccattccacctattctgctccagtcattaccacgagcccatcctccaaAATGAAGTTGCCACCAACCTCctatggcagagagagagactgctttgACAACTGGATATAGATTGTCCTTCAGTGACACAGGGGGTAGTACCAGCTGTGGCCACTAGGAGGCATGTTCTCTCAGTCAGTATAGAGGGGTAAGTGAGAGAGTTAGCAGTAAAGATCCTTGAGCACCAGCAATCCCTCCAGCAACCATAACTCATGGTTGTCACtaattaccacagccacaaagacaAAATGGCTATATTGTAAAGATGAATGAAGACAAAAATATGGTTAGGGTTGGGCATAAGAATAGCAGTGTcgttaaggttaaggtttagaCGAGGTTTCAAATGAGATTTTAggaagataaattgtagaaataggtgggttttatacatacagtgccttgcgaaagtattcggcccccttgaactttgcgaccttttgccacatttcaggcttcaaacataaaaatataaaactgtatttttttgtgaagaatcaacaacaagtgggacacaatcatgaagtggaacgacatttattggatatttcaaacttttttaacaaaccaaaaactgaaagattgggcgtgcaaaattattcagcccccttaagttaatactttgtagcgccaccttttgctgcgataacagctgtaagtcgcttggggtatgtctctatcagttttgcacatcgagagactgaattgtTTTCCCATTTCTCCTTGCAAAAtagcttgagctcagtgaggttggatggagagcatttgtgaacagcagttttcagttctttccacagattctcgattggattcaggtctggactttgacttggccattctaacacctggatatgtttatttttgaaccattccattgtagattttgctttatgttttgggtcattgtcttgttggaagacaaatctccgtcccagtctcaggtcttttgcagactccatcaggttttcttccagaatggtcctgtatttggctccatccatcttcccatcaatttttaccatcttccctgtccctgctgaagaaaggcaggcccacaccatgatgctgccaccaccatgtttgacagtggggatggtgtgttcagggtgatgagctgtgttgcttttacgccaaacataacgttttacattgttgccaaaaagttcaattttggtttcatctgaccagagcaccttcttccacatgtttggtgtgtctcccaggtggcttgtggcaaactttaaatgacactttttatggatatctttaagaaatggctttcttctttccactcttccataaaggccagatttgtgcaatatacgactgattgttgtcctatgaacagagtctcccacctcagctgtagatctctgcagttcatccagagtgatcatgggcctcttggctgcatctttgatcagtcttctccttgtatgagctgaaagtttagagggacggccaggtcttggtagatttgctgtggtctgatactccttccatttcaatattatcgcttgcacagtgcttcttgggatgtttaaagcttgggaaatctttttgtatccaaatccggctttaaacttcttcacaacagtatctcggacctgcctggtgtgttccttgttcttcatgatgctctctgcgcttttaacggacctctgagactatcacagtgcaggtgcatttatacggagacttgattacacacaggtggattatatttatcatcattagtcatttaggtcaacattggttcattcagagatcctcactgaacttctggagagagtttgctgcactgaaagtaaaggggctgaataattttgcacgcccaatttttcagtttttgatttgttaaaaaagtttgaaatatccaataaatgtcgttccacttcatgattgtgtcccacttgttcttgattcttcacaaaaaaatacagttttatatctttatgtttgaagcctgaaatgtggcaaaaggtcgcaaagttcaaggggaccgaatactttcgcaaggcactgtaattatgactttgtggctgtgttaactagtGACGACCGTTACTCAATCTCAAATGGCATTGCTCTGAGTATTAATGCTTGCGGAGCTACTTAATGATGTGGAATAATTTAAAACTAACTGTGCTCAGCTTTGGGGTTCAGTGGCTAAATTATATAGATTTTTACCACAGTGTGTTATTATCATATCTTGTCTTTGCAGGGAGGTGTCTGCAGTGATGATGAATGTGTAGGAGATACACTCACAGTTATTATACAGTCCGCTACCTTTCTATTTTCCTTTATTGTTTAGTATTTAAATGACAAATGTGTGAATCTCAACGAATGATCAATGTGTTTATCTTTAATCTGCTTTATACTGTGTTGATGGAAGGGGTTTCCTGCTGTAGCATGTGAATAATTTCCATTGGGATTGGCTATTCtattcattgattgattgattggttcaAATGACAGATTCACCATCAATTCAGAATAATGTTAGCTAAATCTGGAGCTGCCCCCATACATGAACATGTCCTTATCTGATATCCCTCATCTTAAAGCTTCTCAGACTGCATCGGCTCAATTAAAACTGCAGTGCTTCcgatgctgagagagagagtgtgtctctATGcttctacagtatgtgtgtattttTTCAGCCTGTGTGAGTTGTGACAGAGCTCTTTTTTTCAGGCAAGCTGGCTGCAAGTTCGGAATGCCTGGTGCCACTGAGAAGTCATCATTATACACTTCTTACTCCGACTTTATTTGCTTTGACATGATTTTACTTTGCGGGCGGAGTTCAAAGGATCCACCCCCCCCCCAACTCCTCATAATCCTCATCCAAAAAAGGGAGAAAAATATGCAGACTTTAATTTCCAGACTTTATTTTCCAGACTTGGCCGTGTGAATCACAAgtttagagagggaggagggccaAATGACAGGAGATAACCCTTCACTTCACGGGGCACCAAGCCACTGGCTGAAATACACCATTAAACCATTGCATTCCAATGGTTTGGCTGGACTTTAGACCAGTGGTTCACAACGAGGGGTATGAGGaccttggcctatccacaggggtacttgaaaagactcatgagaccataggcctacAGGGAAAATGCACATGAGGGGATGCTTCAGGGGTAGCCAAGGcagaaaaaggttgggaaccactgtcctTGACTAAAAATCATTTTGGATGGATATTCTAACATTATCAACAGTAAAGACCATTTTAAACGTCAAACTCTTGTTTTGTGCTGGGCTGTTAATGGCTAGAATCTCTGTTGTTGTATTGTCTGTATTTGAAGAACTGCCATGCCAGTGCATGTATTAGTGTTAATTCCTTCAGTATTTCCCAAAGTGGGGAGTTTATGACGCTATAAACACTATGACGCCATCATTCATCGTGACGTTTAAGCTTTCATACATGCTTTTTGAGTCTAATTTCCATTCATAATGCAGAAACTCTTTTTGTTAAGAAATGACAGTTGCTCTTCTGTGGTTACCAAAGTGTCTCCACATTTTTCTACCAACGTACACATATCAGCGTATCAACCTGTATTAAGATATATACATCCAACTAGCCTCACTAGCGTAAGCTGACCTAAGGTCAGTTTGACACACATTAAGTTTGACACTGCTACATTTAGTGACCTAAGGTCAGTTTCACACTGCTACATGGCAAGTTGCATACAACATCCATCTGACATTTACTGACCTAAGGTCAGTTTCACACTGCTATATGGCCCTAGTGCCTTTAACAGGTTATTTATCCACTGAACACATTAACCTACCTGCCTGTAGAACAGTTATTCTATCTGACAATCATTCCATACAGCAAAGTGTCTTTGTTTTCTTTACCAGGGATTAGGTTTTAAATGTATTGTTAGTCAGTCAGGCCAACCTGTTGCAACAAGTTCCCGAAGGAACGAGTGTTCCAAGGAGTGATAATAGtccatttattgccttacctttaTGCAGTACTGTATGGGCTAACTGTACTTGGTTCATTCAATTACTTGTTCAGAGCAGAAGCAAGGTTTAAACTAATGATTGAATAGTTACTGTATGGAAAGCACACATGTTTATATTTCTGCAACAacaaagagagagtgacagacaacAATAGATCTGACACAGAACTAATGAAAGACTGTTCATTCGTAACGACGCCTTGAGTGGTGCTGGGTAATGAATGATACCAAGTGACTGAGAAGCCTTGTTGGTTATTTGCAGCAGAACATTACTCTTCATTTCCTCCCTCATGTAAAGAAAGTGCACAGATGCAATGGCGTGACCAATGGAATTAGACCGAACACATTATAGAGAGAGAAGTGAAAAATAGAGAGACATACTGAAACCTTGGGTTTATTATTGTTTCAGGCTTTGATAGTAATGTCCTTAAAGCTCATTGATTCTCATTGAAATAACTATGTTAAACCATTGAGAGATCAATTCAAACAAAGTACCCAAGTGGATAAACTGTAATACATTTTAAGTTATCTTTGTTTTGTCTCTCGTTAATTTTCAGTTTGAGGGCAAATCCCCCTCATGTGAATTACTGTCTGCAAATTTCCATTATAGACTCAAATTAATTCAAGGATTTGTGCATCTATTCACAGAAGTCTTCAGCAAACTATTCATGGGTTTTTTAAGTAATTGAATTTTCTGTGTTTTGGATAATCAACACTTCCCCATACAGCTGCTAGGTTAAATTAATTGAAATAATATGAACAACGACAGGCTATTTGTTCATGCATCATTTGACAGAAGAAAGTATGCTGAAAATCAACCATGCATGTCATTTGGCTTCTTTAGGGTGTTCTTGACTATTATGGCTTTTCATTTAAACATTGCGTTGTTTTGACTTTAACAACATAAACCAATATGCTATTTAGGAACCAAAGTACAATTTTTGTTCTCATGATGaaatcttgttgttgttgtcccaTGTATGTGCCTTGAGGTTAACTTACAATGTAAAGTTCTTGAAACCTTTAAATGTTTTTGCACAAAATGTATATATAGAAGTGAAGATTTTTGCAAATAAAAGTTCCATGGGATTTGATTGATCATCATTTCAATCAGAATGTTTGGTATAAGCTCTCTGAAACATTTAGTTTACTTTAGACGTCAGCAGATGTACTAGAGAGGTACTTTTCCACAAGATCCACTGACAATGTTACTGACCTTGTAATTGTTTACATGGCATTGGTTCTCTGTTCTGGTGACTGCATTCTACAGTAGCTGACAGCTGTCAGTGTGtgcgggggtgtgtgtgtgtgtatgcgggcATGTGAAGACAGTGACATTTCAAAATAGAGCACAAATAGGTACTGTTCTGGATAAAACACTGAGCTTTAATACCTATCTACAGAGTTATCTACCTATTGACCTTTTAATCCACTTATGCTTACAATGTGTCATCTATAGTTATCCACATATTTGTACCTGGTTATCATTAATACTGTAGCTATTAATACATCACATTACAACGGTCCTGCTTAGCTTTCAATTGAATACTGTTCTACTGTGTAACTCAAGTGCATCCCTATTTATGTCATTGAcaaatgtatgtactgtatatcacaaaACGTATCTGCATTTCTTGCGGTGCAGGAAAAGTTATCCTGCAATAGGGCAATCAAATTAAGATCTACATCTGTAGATGAGCTGTTTAATTACTATTAAAAGTAACATTGATGTCCAGTTGTACACAAAGTCAACTTGGATTCCATTTGAGCAGTTTGCCTGCTAAATGCCTGTGTGGAGGTGAGGCCTTACCCTCTCTGTTCTGCAGGGGTATAGCAATGTACACAATGGATCTCTGGATCTCTGCCCATCTGCCTCCACTGATGAGGGTAATAATCATTAAGAGAAAGGAGACAGCAAATCCACTGAAGATCATTGCCTTGGCTTACTGTTCTGAGTGgaatatcaacacacacattgaTGGATTTTTTAAAAAGTAGGCTACTGCTTAGTGAGTAAAATGCTTTGGCTAAATGGTTGAGAGGAACAATTGGAAGGATATTTGGACTGGTTTTCTATCATGGGAAAAAGTTTTAGTTTATTTTGTAAGAGGTACTCGTTTTTCTAAGGCAGTGATCATCAACCTGATTAATCAACTTGATTCAGCCCCGGGCCAATTgtttcttgagtggatggtcgGGGTGCTAGAACATGATTTCTAATCTTTTGCAAACTGCAAATTAACCCAAAcatatataatatttgactaaaacaatc
This genomic window contains:
- the LOC118374994 gene encoding leucine-rich repeat transmembrane protein FLRT2-like; translation: MEFQAGLWNKDWGSFLRFWLTVILSLNVHFSCPATSCPEECRCDKTFVYCNERSLTSVPLGVTEGYKILYLHNNQINNAGFPWELHNVASVETVYLYGNQLDEFPINLPKNIRVLHLQENNIQTISRAALAQLPRLEELHLDDNSISTVGVEEGAFRDAVSLKLLFLTKNHLSSVPIGLPEDLTELRLDENRIAVIAEEAFQNVTRLQRLLLDGNLLTDEGVAPGTFQELSNLRELALARNSLTFPPPLLPTQSLVKLSLQDNQMDQIPVTAFSGLQRLERLDISNNQLQTLTQGVFDGLISLRQLTVRNNPWRCDCTVKWVVVWLKSLPGSINVRGSMCQSPARVRGMAIRELTLDSIQCPAGTDLQPNLWPTLRATPPHPQLPTTTTTTLITSSMTSSIPTFTTSSYPTSPSPPPAMPPHPAGPLPPYEDPLRISFHVVNASCIEVSWASYFTVTAYKVTWVKMGQSLMSDVSRERTVSGERRKLSLTNLEPRSVYRVCVYVLDTLNSYRPGEDTICSDARTKSTSSSSNNNKATGSEEAQQDTNSTLLLAGVIGGAVLVVLVMLLSLFCWHMHKKSRSESSKWKYNRGRRKDDYCEAGTKKDNSILEMTETSFQIVSLNNEQLLKGDYRIQPIYTPNGGIGFRDCHLSNNSLAYCKSSNVPSTEFCHT